One Kitasatospora sp. MAP12-44 DNA segment encodes these proteins:
- a CDS encoding type I polyketide synthase encodes MDNEQKLRDYLKRATVDLRESRQRVQHLEERDHEPIAIVGMACRLPGGVASPDDLWELLGAGRDAVGPFPEGRGWDLENLYHPDPDHLGTSYTREGGFLYEADRFDAELFGIGPREAAAMDPQQRLLLETGWEAFEHAGIAPTALKGTRTGVYMGVMYDDYGSRKPNAPEDFEGYLLTGSAGSVASGRLAYTFGLEGPAVTVDTACSSSLVALHLAVQSLRQGECAMALAGGVTVMATPGTFVEFSRQRGLSPDGRCKAFSSSADGTGWAEGVGVLVLERLSDAERSGHRVLAVVRGSAVNQDGASSQLTAPNGPSQERVIRAALANARLSASEVDAVEAHGTGTRLGDPIEAQALLATYGQAREEPLRLGSLKSNIGHTQAAAGVAGVIKMVMAMRHGVLPATLHVDEPSPEVDWSAGAVRLLTQAQQWPELDRPRRTGVSSFGISGTNAHVILEEAPRDGAVDPAQQSESAQPTLRTPWLLSAKSESALRAQAGRLLTWLADHPEADDAEVAAVLIATRAQLARRGAVLGADRAGLLAGLTALAAGSASAHVVSGVAAAGETAFLFTGQGAQRVGMGAGLAAAFPVFSAALDEVCAEFDALLGVSLREVMFGETAETLLDRTEYTQPALFAFEVAVYRLLESFGVTPDVVVGHSIGELAAAYVAEVWSLADACRLVAARGRLMGALPSGGAMLAAAVSEERALELLAPGTVSLAAVNAPAATVFSGETAAIVALRDRLADEGVKTTRLTVSHAFHSALMEPMLAEYEQVARSVAYRAPRMGVCSTVSGAPAGPELLTPQYWVRQVREAVRFAPAVQSLVDAGVRRFVEVGPDAVLAAMTRQTVLDEVASRSLVAAASRRGVDEVDQFLQLLAAAHCSGVAVDWAPLSPGRPVTHLDLPLYAFQHRSYWVQPDDGALGDLGRAGLAALEHPMLRVAAPLAGRDEWLFSGRLSTTDQPWIADHTAFGTVLLPGTGFVDLALAVGSRLELPVVDELVLATPLLFDGAAAVDVQVSVTEPDHTGRRHLSIHSRAVTGIAGSTPVEPDWTLHATGTLAPADGVTQAWIDPDWPPADGTPIDGTRLYDRLADLGFGYGPSFQGVRAAWTSGDESFAEVALDETTARRAAGFEVHPALLDAAFHAAIDALADDLPDGRLPLPFSFGGVRVFRRGATAVRVRTIRSGPEKVRIDACDATGAAVLSVDAVLARPADARALAGARSPLYALDWKPVTAPAVTAPALSDRRLVALGRPVAGCAETFGAVAAFATAGDHTGAAVVWAPETASADGDDVPATIRTAVHHALAVLRDWFAEPGCADSTLIVLTRHGSGLPGETPDPAAAAVRGLVRSAQSEYPGRIVQVDLDDDLDLDDDGLADLRRWIAAAVATDEPQLAIRDGAMLAPRLMRTTTAESTGEPFGDGTVLITGGAGGLGAVTARHLVTRHGVRRLLLVSRRGSAAPGVAELVTELTALGADVRVAACDVSDRAAVAALLDSVPAHEPVTAVVHTAGVVDDGTIETLTAEQVDRVLAPKVDAAWHLHELTRDLDLSAFVLFSSAGPLLGGQGQGNYAAANAALDALAQARRSAGLPAHSLAWGLWKRGMAEALNDPGAEHLVRQIRTRLGLSTIEPDTGMQLFDDALATSEPMLMTALLDTPSLTALGRLGTLPAVLRGLIQVPSRGQVADSPLRQRLLEAPADQWEALIRTEVRAIAAAVLGHESADAIDPETPFAALGFDSLGGVEFRNRVSAATGVQLPATLVFDYPTAAAVAGFLRTRVDGSAPTRPRPASTRAKARVDEPIAIVGMSCRYPGGVENPDQLWELITGRVDAITPIPGDRGWDVDHLYDTEPGKPGKIYTREGGFLHAAGDFDAAFFGIGPREAAAMDPQQRLLLEASWEALEDAGIDPTALRGSDTGVYAGVMYQDYGYSARDAADGAADGYLATGSAGSVVSGRVSYSLGLEGPAVTVDTACSSSLVALHLAVQALRAGETSLVLASGVTVMSTPLLFLEFSRQRALSPDGRCKPFANAADGVSWAEGVGVLALERLSDAQRNGRPVLAVIRGSAINQDGASNGLTAPNGPSQERVIAQALVNAGVTAAEVDAVEAHGTGTTLGDPIEAQALINAYGQDRAEPLRIGSLKSNIGHTQAAAGVGGVIKMVQALRHEILPPTLHVDAPSPHVEWSAGAVQILTEAEPWPVGERPRRAGVSSFGISGTNAHVILEEAPAALPRPADAPRPAAVPLLLSARTPAALRTQARRLHDALRERPELDLTDVAATLALHRARLEQRAAVVGPDRETLLAALARLAADEPAAGIANGAGQSGTTAFLFTGQGAQRIGMGAELYREFPAFAAALDEVCAEFDAHLGHSLREVMFGATAETLLDRTEYTQPALFAFEVAMYRLVESFGVTPDVVAGHSIGELAAAYAAGVWSLSDACRLVAARGRLMGALPTGGSMLAAAVPQERAVELLAAGHADPAVGAVSLAAVNAPDAVVFSGDTEAVAALESRLVAEGVKTSRLRVSHAFHSALMDPMLTEFAEIAAGLTYHQPRIPLCSTVSGAFADDSVGTPEYWVRQLREAVRFAPAVRSLLDSGVRLFVELGPDAVLTAMTRATLATDLAARATVVAGSRRTVAEAEQLVAALATAHCAGQPVRWAAYFGARPQARITLPTYPFQHERFWLLPAEAAAPLAGGDSADHPLLHAQVQLAGKDEWLFTGRISLRTHPWLADHALFGTVVLPGTGFVELALAAGARLGVPRLAELVLAAPLTLTTDGAADLQLAVGEPDADGHRTVAIHARAADAWVLHARGLLTPATPTAAPGWSQVWPPVAGDPVDAQQVYRALGDLGFGYGPVFQGVRAAWSRGEEVFVDLALDTDTAARATAFGVHPALLDAVFHAAVDQLAEGGPDGRVPLPFAFEGVQLAQSGVGALRARIARIAPNTLRVDAVDATGALVLSMESVRARPIDQQALAQLRGAAPLFDVEWVAVPAVTKADAGRIVVLGDPATVEAPEPPTCCVDLAELALLQDAPDTVVWPAPRGTGGGVADIHAGVLTTLALLQGWIGADRPGRLAIVTRTAAGLPGEEPDLVGAAVAGLVRSAQSEHPGRFLLIDHDSDTLPITSLADAVAQDEPQLAVREGRILAPRLQPLPAAEPGVPPSFDRGTVLITGGTGGIGAIVARHLVAARGARRLLLVSRRGAAADGAAGLAAELTELGAHVRVVACDVTERTAVQALLADIDADAPLTAVIHAAGVLDDGTLDTLTAAQTTRVLAPKVDAALHLHELTRDLELSAFVLFSSAAPLLGGQGQGNYAAANAALDALARLRRSAGLPAHSLAWGLWTVGMAEVLSGDGAEQYARQIRARLGLIPIDPESGMALFDNALATDRATPTTALLDTAALTDLARGGTLPAVLRGMIRVPSAAASTGVSLARQLAALPDADRDGVVLREVRNVASAVLGHLSGDVIDPYAPFTELGFDSLGAVEFRNRLAQLTGLTLPSTLIFDHPTAGDVAKLVRSLIEESDTGVVEQAPAGVRGTITDLVSAAHRRGELAGALPLLVASSALMTTYCADEAAARRPAAQLLARGAAAPALICLPSFLAGSGTHQFARLARELRGERQVSALRLPGTRAGDDLPATWAAAIESLAAAVASELERGPAALIGYSAGGALAHAVARRIEDGGGELAGVAMIDTYSPGEHELNRLVLTDALGQILSRDHALTPVDDHGLVSMGGYVRIFPEREARPIAAPTLNLRATVTLSGFGDVDPVPDWLHRGPAEYIEADHFSIIEEKVAETAAHLRRWLDSLSSQKIHSAATPIRG; translated from the coding sequence ATGGACAACGAGCAGAAACTTCGCGACTACCTCAAGCGGGCAACGGTCGACCTGCGGGAGAGCCGTCAGCGTGTGCAGCATCTGGAGGAGCGCGACCATGAGCCGATCGCGATCGTGGGCATGGCCTGCCGGCTCCCGGGCGGTGTCGCCTCCCCGGATGACCTGTGGGAGCTGCTGGGCGCCGGACGTGACGCGGTCGGTCCCTTCCCGGAGGGCCGCGGCTGGGACCTGGAAAACCTGTACCACCCGGACCCCGACCACCTCGGGACCTCGTACACCCGCGAAGGCGGCTTCCTGTACGAGGCGGACCGGTTCGATGCCGAGCTCTTCGGCATCGGTCCGCGCGAGGCCGCGGCGATGGATCCCCAGCAGCGGTTGCTGCTGGAGACGGGTTGGGAGGCTTTCGAGCACGCGGGCATCGCCCCGACCGCGCTGAAGGGCACCCGTACCGGGGTGTACATGGGCGTCATGTACGACGACTACGGCTCCCGGAAGCCCAACGCGCCCGAGGACTTCGAGGGCTACCTGCTGACCGGGAGCGCGGGCAGCGTCGCGTCGGGTCGGCTGGCCTATACCTTCGGGTTGGAGGGGCCGGCGGTGACGGTCGACACCGCGTGTTCGTCCTCGCTCGTCGCGCTTCATCTTGCGGTCCAGTCGCTGCGTCAGGGCGAGTGTGCGATGGCGCTTGCCGGTGGTGTGACGGTGATGGCGACACCGGGCACGTTCGTGGAGTTCTCCCGGCAGCGCGGGCTGTCGCCGGACGGGCGTTGCAAGGCGTTCTCCTCGTCGGCGGATGGCACGGGCTGGGCCGAGGGCGTGGGCGTGCTGGTGCTGGAGCGGCTGTCGGACGCGGAGCGCAGCGGGCATCGGGTGCTGGCGGTGGTTCGTGGTTCCGCGGTGAACCAGGACGGTGCGAGCAGCCAGCTGACCGCGCCGAACGGGCCTTCGCAAGAGCGGGTCATTCGGGCCGCGTTGGCCAACGCGCGGCTGTCGGCGTCCGAGGTGGACGCCGTGGAGGCGCACGGTACGGGTACCCGGCTGGGCGATCCGATCGAGGCGCAGGCGCTGCTGGCCACCTACGGCCAGGCCCGCGAGGAGCCGCTTCGACTCGGCTCGTTGAAGTCGAACATCGGTCACACGCAGGCGGCGGCGGGTGTCGCGGGCGTGATCAAGATGGTCATGGCCATGCGTCACGGGGTTCTCCCGGCGACGCTGCACGTGGACGAGCCGAGCCCCGAGGTCGATTGGTCGGCGGGCGCGGTGAGACTGCTGACGCAGGCTCAGCAGTGGCCGGAGCTCGATCGTCCGCGTCGGACGGGTGTGTCGTCCTTCGGGATCAGCGGGACCAACGCTCACGTGATCCTCGAAGAGGCGCCGCGCGATGGTGCTGTCGATCCGGCACAGCAGTCGGAGTCGGCTCAACCGACGCTGCGGACACCGTGGTTGCTCTCGGCCAAGTCGGAGAGCGCGCTGCGGGCACAGGCGGGGCGGCTGCTGACCTGGCTCGCCGACCACCCCGAGGCGGATGACGCCGAGGTCGCTGCCGTCCTGATCGCCACGCGCGCTCAGCTGGCGCGGCGCGGCGCGGTGCTCGGCGCCGACCGGGCCGGTCTGCTCGCCGGCCTCACGGCCCTGGCCGCAGGTTCGGCATCTGCGCATGTCGTGTCGGGTGTCGCCGCCGCCGGTGAGACGGCCTTCCTGTTCACCGGTCAGGGCGCGCAACGTGTCGGCATGGGCGCGGGGCTGGCTGCCGCGTTCCCGGTGTTCTCCGCCGCCCTCGACGAGGTGTGCGCGGAATTCGATGCCCTGCTGGGGGTGTCGCTGCGCGAGGTCATGTTCGGCGAGACCGCCGAGACCCTGCTGGACCGCACCGAGTACACCCAGCCCGCGCTGTTCGCGTTCGAGGTGGCGGTGTATCGCCTGCTGGAGTCGTTCGGCGTGACCCCGGATGTGGTGGTCGGGCATTCGATCGGCGAGCTGGCCGCGGCCTATGTGGCCGAGGTCTGGTCGCTGGCCGACGCGTGTCGGCTCGTTGCCGCCCGTGGTCGGTTGATGGGCGCGCTGCCGAGCGGTGGAGCGATGCTCGCCGCCGCGGTGTCGGAGGAGCGGGCGCTGGAACTGCTCGCGCCGGGGACGGTCTCGTTGGCGGCCGTGAACGCGCCTGCGGCGACGGTGTTCTCGGGCGAGACGGCGGCGATCGTCGCCCTGCGGGACCGGCTGGCGGACGAGGGTGTGAAGACGACCCGGCTGACGGTCAGTCATGCCTTCCACTCGGCGCTGATGGAGCCGATGCTTGCCGAGTACGAGCAGGTCGCCAGGTCGGTGGCGTATCGGGCGCCACGCATGGGTGTGTGCTCCACGGTGTCCGGTGCGCCGGCCGGTCCCGAGCTGCTGACGCCGCAGTACTGGGTGCGGCAGGTGCGCGAGGCCGTGCGGTTCGCCCCGGCCGTGCAGTCACTCGTCGACGCCGGCGTGCGCCGGTTCGTCGAGGTGGGTCCGGACGCGGTGCTGGCGGCGATGACCCGCCAGACAGTGCTCGACGAGGTGGCGTCTCGCTCGTTGGTCGCGGCGGCGTCACGGCGCGGCGTCGATGAGGTCGACCAGTTCCTGCAGTTGCTCGCCGCCGCCCATTGCTCGGGCGTTGCCGTCGACTGGGCGCCGCTGTCGCCAGGAAGGCCGGTCACCCATCTCGACCTGCCGCTCTACGCTTTCCAGCATCGCAGCTACTGGGTGCAGCCCGACGACGGTGCGCTCGGTGACCTGGGCCGCGCTGGTCTCGCCGCGCTCGAGCATCCGATGCTGCGCGTCGCCGCGCCGCTCGCCGGTCGCGACGAATGGCTGTTCAGCGGCAGGCTTTCCACCACCGACCAGCCGTGGATCGCCGACCACACGGCCTTCGGAACGGTCCTGCTGCCCGGCACCGGGTTCGTGGATCTCGCGTTGGCCGTGGGGAGCCGCCTGGAACTGCCCGTCGTGGACGAACTCGTCCTGGCGACGCCGCTGCTGTTCGACGGTGCCGCTGCCGTGGACGTGCAGGTCTCGGTGACCGAGCCCGACCACACCGGCCGTCGACACCTGTCGATCCACTCGCGTGCCGTCACCGGCATCGCGGGGTCCACCCCGGTCGAGCCGGACTGGACGCTGCACGCCACCGGCACCCTCGCACCCGCCGACGGCGTGACGCAGGCCTGGATCGACCCCGACTGGCCCCCGGCCGACGGCACGCCGATCGACGGAACGCGTCTGTACGACCGGCTCGCCGACCTGGGATTCGGCTACGGCCCGAGTTTCCAGGGCGTGCGCGCCGCCTGGACCAGTGGTGACGAGTCGTTCGCCGAGGTGGCCCTGGACGAGACGACAGCGCGCCGGGCGGCGGGCTTCGAGGTGCATCCGGCGCTGCTGGACGCGGCCTTCCACGCTGCCATCGATGCACTCGCCGACGACCTGCCCGACGGCAGGCTGCCGCTTCCGTTCTCCTTCGGCGGCGTCCGGGTGTTCCGGCGCGGCGCCACCGCGGTCCGCGTCCGCACCATCCGTTCGGGTCCCGAGAAGGTACGCATCGACGCCTGCGACGCCACCGGCGCCGCGGTGCTGTCGGTCGACGCCGTGCTCGCCCGCCCCGCGGACGCGCGCGCTCTCGCCGGTGCCCGCAGCCCGCTCTACGCTCTCGACTGGAAGCCGGTGACGGCACCTGCGGTGACGGCACCTGCTCTGTCGGACCGGCGACTGGTCGCACTGGGGCGACCCGTCGCGGGTTGCGCCGAGACGTTCGGGGCTGTCGCGGCGTTCGCGACAGCCGGGGACCACACAGGCGCGGCTGTCGTCTGGGCGCCCGAAACGGCGTCGGCGGACGGCGACGACGTCCCCGCGACCATCCGCACCGCCGTGCACCACGCCCTCGCGGTGCTGCGCGACTGGTTCGCCGAACCGGGCTGCGCCGACTCGACGCTGATCGTGCTGACCCGCCATGGGTCAGGTCTGCCCGGTGAGACGCCGGACCCCGCGGCAGCGGCCGTCCGCGGCCTGGTGCGCAGTGCGCAGTCGGAATATCCGGGGCGCATCGTGCAGGTCGACCTCGACGACGACCTCGACCTCGACGACGACGGCCTCGCGGACCTGCGCCGGTGGATCGCCGCCGCAGTCGCCACGGACGAACCGCAGCTCGCGATCCGCGACGGCGCCATGCTGGCACCGCGGCTGATGCGTACGACCACCGCCGAATCGACCGGCGAGCCCTTCGGTGACGGCACGGTCCTGATCACCGGCGGCGCAGGCGGATTGGGCGCCGTCACCGCACGCCACCTGGTCACCCGGCACGGGGTGCGCAGACTGCTGCTCGTCTCGCGCCGCGGCTCCGCCGCGCCGGGCGTCGCGGAGCTGGTCACCGAGCTGACCGCGCTGGGCGCCGACGTACGCGTCGCCGCGTGCGATGTCAGCGATCGCGCCGCGGTCGCGGCGCTGCTGGATTCCGTACCGGCGCACGAACCGGTGACCGCTGTCGTGCACACCGCGGGCGTGGTCGACGACGGCACCATCGAAACCCTGACCGCCGAGCAGGTGGATCGGGTGCTCGCCCCGAAGGTCGATGCCGCCTGGCATCTGCATGAGCTCACCCGCGACCTGGACCTGTCGGCGTTCGTGCTGTTCTCCTCCGCCGGCCCGCTGCTCGGTGGGCAGGGCCAGGGCAACTACGCGGCCGCCAACGCGGCGCTGGACGCGCTCGCCCAGGCGCGCCGCAGCGCCGGTCTGCCCGCGCATTCGCTGGCCTGGGGGCTGTGGAAGCGCGGCATGGCCGAGGCGTTGAACGACCCGGGTGCCGAACATCTGGTGCGTCAGATCCGCACGCGTCTCGGTCTGTCCACGATCGAGCCGGACACGGGCATGCAGCTGTTCGACGATGCCTTGGCCACCAGCGAACCGATGCTGATGACCGCGCTGCTCGATACACCGTCCCTCACCGCGCTGGGCCGACTCGGCACGCTACCCGCGGTGCTGCGCGGCCTGATTCAGGTACCGTCGCGCGGCCAGGTCGCCGACAGCCCGTTGCGCCAGCGGTTGCTCGAAGCCCCCGCCGATCAGTGGGAGGCGCTGATCCGCACTGAGGTCCGGGCGATCGCCGCCGCGGTCCTCGGCCATGAGTCGGCCGACGCCATCGACCCCGAAACACCGTTCGCCGCACTGGGATTCGACTCGCTCGGCGGAGTCGAGTTCCGCAACCGGGTGAGCGCCGCCACAGGTGTCCAGCTTCCGGCCACGCTGGTGTTCGACTATCCGACCGCCGCCGCTGTCGCGGGCTTCCTGCGGACCCGGGTCGACGGTTCGGCGCCGACGCGACCGCGCCCCGCCTCGACCCGGGCCAAGGCCAGGGTCGACGAGCCGATCGCGATTGTCGGCATGAGCTGCCGGTATCCCGGCGGCGTCGAGAATCCCGACCAGCTCTGGGAACTGATCACCGGGCGCGTCGACGCGATCACCCCGATCCCGGGCGACCGCGGCTGGGACGTCGACCACCTGTACGACACCGAGCCCGGCAAGCCCGGCAAGATCTACACCCGAGAAGGCGGATTCCTGCATGCCGCAGGTGATTTCGATGCCGCCTTCTTCGGAATCGGCCCCCGTGAGGCAGCGGCGATGGACCCGCAGCAGCGGTTGCTGCTCGAGGCGTCCTGGGAAGCGCTCGAAGATGCCGGTATCGATCCGACCGCACTGCGGGGCAGCGACACCGGGGTGTACGCGGGCGTCATGTACCAGGACTACGGCTACTCGGCGCGCGATGCCGCCGACGGTGCCGCGGACGGCTATCTGGCGACCGGATCGGCCGGCAGCGTCGTCTCCGGCCGGGTGTCCTACTCCCTCGGTCTGGAAGGGCCCGCGGTGACGGTGGACACGGCGTGTTCCTCGTCGCTGGTGGCCCTGCATCTGGCGGTGCAGGCACTGCGCGCAGGGGAGACGTCGCTGGTCCTGGCCAGCGGGGTGACGGTCATGTCGACTCCGCTGCTGTTCCTGGAGTTCTCCCGGCAGCGGGCGCTGTCACCGGATGGGCGCTGCAAGCCGTTCGCGAATGCTGCGGACGGTGTCTCATGGGCCGAGGGCGTCGGCGTGCTCGCCCTCGAACGGTTGTCCGACGCGCAGCGCAACGGGCGCCCGGTACTGGCCGTGATCCGCGGTAGCGCCATCAATCAGGACGGTGCGAGCAACGGCTTGACCGCACCCAACGGTCCGTCCCAGGAACGGGTGATCGCGCAGGCACTGGTCAACGCAGGGGTGACCGCGGCCGAGGTGGATGCGGTAGAGGCGCACGGCACCGGCACCACGCTGGGTGACCCGATCGAGGCGCAGGCGCTGATCAACGCCTACGGACAGGATCGCGCCGAGCCGCTGCGAATCGGGTCGTTGAAGTCGAACATCGGGCACACGCAGGCGGCTGCCGGTGTCGGTGGTGTGATCAAGATGGTGCAGGCGCTGCGGCACGAGATCCTGCCGCCCACCTTGCATGTTGACGCGCCGTCGCCGCACGTGGAGTGGTCGGCGGGCGCGGTGCAGATCCTGACCGAGGCCGAGCCGTGGCCGGTCGGGGAGCGTCCGCGCCGGGCGGGTGTGTCGTCGTTCGGGATCAGCGGGACCAACGCGCACGTGATCCTCGAAGAGGCGCCCGCGGCCTTGCCGCGGCCGGCCGATGCACCGCGCCCGGCGGCCGTGCCGCTGCTGCTGTCCGCGCGGACGCCTGCCGCTCTGCGGACCCAGGCGCGCCGTCTGCACGACGCGCTGCGCGAACGTCCGGAGCTCGACCTGACCGATGTCGCGGCGACGCTGGCGTTGCACCGCGCGCGGCTCGAGCAGCGCGCCGCCGTCGTGGGCCCGGACCGGGAGACGCTGCTGGCGGCCTTGGCGCGCCTGGCAGCGGACGAGCCGGCAGCGGGCATCGCCAACGGCGCCGGTCAGAGCGGCACGACAGCGTTCCTGTTCACCGGTCAGGGCGCGCAGCGGATCGGGATGGGCGCTGAGCTGTACCGGGAGTTCCCGGCTTTCGCGGCCGCGCTCGACGAGGTGTGCGCGGAATTCGACGCACACCTGGGGCATTCGCTGCGGGAGGTGATGTTCGGCGCGACCGCCGAGACCCTGCTGGACCGCACCGAGTACACCCAGCCCGCGCTGTTCGCGTTCGAGGTGGCGATGTATCGCCTGGTCGAGTCGTTCGGCGTGACCCCGGATGTCGTGGCCGGGCATTCGATCGGCGAGCTGGCCGCGGCGTATGCGGCCGGTGTGTGGTCGTTGTCGGACGCGTGCCGACTCGTTGCGGCCCGGGGCCGACTGATGGGGGCGCTGCCGACAGGTGGGAGCATGCTGGCCGCCGCGGTGCCGCAGGAGCGGGCCGTGGAGTTGCTGGCGGCGGGTCATGCCGATCCGGCAGTGGGCGCGGTCTCGCTGGCCGCTGTGAACGCTCCCGATGCGGTGGTCTTCTCCGGAGACACCGAGGCGGTGGCGGCGCTCGAGTCGAGGTTGGTGGCCGAGGGCGTCAAGACCAGCAGGCTGCGGGTGAGCCACGCGTTCCACTCCGCCTTGATGGATCCGATGCTGACCGAGTTCGCGGAGATTGCCGCGGGCCTGACCTATCACCAGCCACGAATCCCTTTGTGCTCCACGGTTTCCGGCGCATTCGCCGACGATTCGGTGGGGACGCCCGAGTACTGGGTACGCCAGCTGCGCGAGGCGGTGCGCTTCGCCCCGGCGGTCCGGTCACTGCTCGATTCGGGTGTGCGCCTGTTCGTCGAGCTGGGCCCGGACGCGGTGCTGACGGCCATGACCCGCGCCACGCTGGCGACAGACCTCGCAGCGCGCGCAACGGTGGTTGCGGGATCCCGTCGTACGGTCGCCGAAGCCGAGCAACTGGTCGCCGCGCTGGCAACGGCGCACTGCGCGGGCCAACCGGTGCGGTGGGCGGCCTACTTCGGAGCTCGACCGCAGGCACGGATCACGCTGCCCACCTACCCCTTCCAGCACGAACGATTCTGGTTGCTGCCCGCGGAGGCCGCTGCGCCGCTCGCCGGCGGCGACTCCGCGGACCATCCGCTGTTGCACGCCCAGGTACAGCTCGCCGGCAAGGACGAGTGGCTGTTCACCGGCAGGATCTCGCTGCGCACCCACCCATGGCTCGCTGACCACGCTCTCTTCGGCACGGTCGTGCTGCCGGGTACCGGATTCGTGGAACTGGCGCTGGCCGCTGGTGCCAGGCTCGGCGTGCCGCGCCTGGCGGAACTGGTGCTCGCGGCGCCGCTGACTCTCACCACCGATGGTGCCGCGGACCTTCAGCTCGCTGTGGGCGAACCCGACGCCGATGGGCACCGGACCGTGGCCATCCACGCTCGCGCCGCCGACGCCTGGGTGCTGCATGCCCGTGGCCTGCTCACGCCCGCCACGCCGACCGCGGCACCGGGCTGGTCCCAGGTGTGGCCTCCGGTTGCGGGCGATCCGGTCGACGCGCAGCAGGTGTACCGCGCGCTCGGCGACCTCGGCTTCGGGTACGGCCCGGTGTTCCAGGGCGTTCGCGCCGCGTGGTCGCGTGGGGAGGAAGTCTTCGTCGACCTGGCGCTCGACACCGACACCGCAGCGCGCGCCACCGCCTTCGGAGTGCATCCGGCACTGCTGGACGCGGTGTTCCACGCGGCTGTCGACCAGCTCGCCGAGGGCGGGCCCGACGGCCGGGTGCCACTGCCTTTCGCCTTCGAGGGTGTCCAGCTGGCACAGTCCGGCGTGGGTGCCCTGCGCGCCCGCATCGCCCGCATCGCACCGAACACCTTGCGGGTGGACGCGGTGGACGCAACCGGCGCCCTCGTGCTGAGCATGGAGTCGGTGCGGGCCCGCCCGATCGATCAGCAGGCGCTGGCCCAACTGCGAGGCGCGGCACCGTTGTTCGACGTCGAGTGGGTCGCCGTGCCGGCCGTCACCAAGGCGGACGCCGGGCGCATCGTTGTGCTCGGCGACCCGGCGACCGTCGAGGCCCCTGAGCCCCCGACCTGCTGTGTCGATCTCGCGGAACTCGCTCTGCTGCAGGATGCTCCCGACACGGTGGTCTGGCCGGCGCCCCGCGGAACCGGTGGCGGCGTGGCGGACATCCACGCCGGCGTGCTGACGACGCTCGCGCTGCTGCAGGGCTGGATAGGCGCCGATCGCCCCGGCCGGCTCGCGATCGTCACGCGCACGGCCGCCGGACTGCCCGGCGAGGAACCCGATCTGGTCGGAGCCGCCGTGGCGGGCCTGGTGCGCAGCGCGCAGTCCGAGCACCCGGGCCGGTTCCTGCTCATCGACCACGACAGCGACACCCTGCCGATCACGTCGCTCGCCGACGCCGTGGCCCAGGACGAACCGCAGCTGGCCGTGCGCGAGGGCCGGATCCTGGCACCGCGACTGCAGCCGCTGCCCGCCGCCGAACCGGGCGTGCCACCGTCGTTCGACCGCGGCACCGTGCTCATCACCGGCGGCACCGGCGGCATCGGCGCGATCGTCGCCCGGCATCTGGTCGCGGCGCGCGGCGCACGACGGCTGCTGTTGGTGTCGCGGCGCGGGGCCGCCGCGGACGGCGCCGCCGGACTGGCCGCCGAGCTGACCGAACTCGGCGCCCACGTCCGGGTCGTGGCGTGCGACGTCACCGAACGCACCGCGGTCCAGGCCCTGTTGGCCGACATCGACGCCGATGCCCCGCTGACCGCCGTCATCCATGCGGCGGGCGTCCTGGACGACGGCACGCTCGACACCCTGACCGCCGCGCAGACGACACGGGTGCTGGCACCGAAGGTCGATGCGGCACTGCACCTGCACGAGCTGACCCGTGACCTGGAGCTGTCGGCGTTCGTGCTGTTCTCGTCCGCGGCGCCGTTGCTCGGCGGACAAGGACAGGGCAACTATGCCGCCGCGAACGCCGCGTTGGACGCGCTGGCACGCCTGCGGCGCAGCGCGGGCCTGCCCGCGCACTCGCTGGCCTGGGGACTGTGGACCGTCGGCATGGCAGAGGTCCTCAGCGGGGACGGCGCCGAGCAGTACGCCCGCCAGATCCGGGCCAGGCTGGGCCTGATCCCGATCGACCCGGAGTCCGGGATGGCGCTGTTCGACAACGCACTCGCGACCGATCGGGCGACACCGACGACGGCACTGCTGGACACGGCGGCGCTCACCGACCTGGCGCGCGGCGGCACACTGCCCGCGGTACTGCGCGGCATGATCCGGGTTCCCTCGGCCGCCGCGAGTACCGGTGTCAGCCTGGCGCGGCAGCTGGCCGCACTGCCCGACGCCGACCGCGACGGTGTGGTCCTGCGAGAGGTGCGCAACGTCGCCTCGGCGGTCCTCGGCCACCTGTCCGGCGACGTGATCGACCCGTACGCGCCGTTCACCGAGCTCGGTTTCGACTCCCTCGGTGCCGTCGAATTCCGGAACCGGCTCGCACAGCTGACCGGGCTGACGTTGCCATCGACGCTGATCTTCGACCACCCGACCGCCGGCGATGTGGCGAAACTGGTGCGATCGCTGATCGAGGAATCCGACACCGGCGTGGTCGAGCAGGCACCGGCCGGCGTGCGCGGCACGATCACCGACCTGGTGTCGGCGGCGCATCGCCGCGGTGAGCTGGCAGGGGCGCTGCCGCTGCTGGTCGCGAGCTCGGCTCTGATGACCACGTACTGCGCCGACGAGGCCGCCGCCCGGCGCCCGGCCGCGCAGCTCCTGGCGCGCGGGGCCGCGGCACCGGCACTGATCTGCCTCCCGTCGTTCCTGGCGGGATCGGGCACCCACCAGTTCGCCCGCCTGGCTCGCGAACTGCGCGGCGAGCGGCAGGTCAGTGCGTTGCGGCTGCCCGGCACGCGCGCGGGCGACGACCTGCCGGCGACCTGGGCGGCGGCGATCGAGAGCCTCGCCGCGGCCGTCGCCTCGGAACTCGAGCGAGGCCCGGCGGCGCTCATCGGCTATTCGGCCGGTGGTGCGCTCGCCCATGCGGTCGCCCGGCGGATCGAGGACGGTGGTGGCGAGCTCGCGGGCGTCGCGATGATCGACACCTATTCCCCGGGAGAGCACGAACTCAACCGCCTGGTGCTCACCGACGCGCTGGGGCAGATCCTGTCCCGGGACCACGCACTGACCCCCGTCGACGACCACGGCCTGGTCTCCATGGGCGGCTATGTGCGGATCTTCCCCGAGCGCGAGGCCAGGCCGATCGCCGCGCCGACGCTGAATCTGCGGGCCACCGTGACGCTGAGCGGCTTCGGGGACGTCGACCCCGTCCCCGACTGGCTGCACCGTGGACCGGCCGAGTACATCGAGGCAGATCACTTCTCGATCATCGAGGAAAAGGTGGCAGAGACCGCCGCGCACCTCCGGCGCTGGCTCGATTCGCTCAGCAGCCAGAAAATCCACTCGGCCGCAACCCCTATCCGGGGGTGA